agctaaaattttaaaatttgaaagccacacaacccacaaaaacattttgcaaacaccggtgaaggattattccagaaaacttatctagggtaaaagctagaatgaattttcaaaagatcaaatgttttcataaagatccaatttccttaaaggatctaaatttttatagtcatgtgggactgtaaaccacattgttactatcattgtttatacagccgtatcaaaatcactgatgtataaagtgtgagaataaaaaaatgattcgagtgaaatgtgatttaatttcaagttctgtattgcttgaggacaagcaacgttcaagtgtggagatatttgataatgctaaaaaggaacatatatttcatagcaatatccttccaatatgtaaatcttttagttgtaattattctatttttaagtaataattgtttatattaaataagtgtgaagacaaaagaagaaaatgaagatttaaagacgcaaatgaccaaaaagctcatatgtacaagttaaaatccaagtggttcaatttattgatgagaaacgtctaaaaattgacaagagtacgtgccgcgaaacgcaaagtacaagatattaaatcatacgaaaagtcgttcgagaaaccggaaccgagacataaaccgggcgtaaatgtatgaGACAACGGagccaaaattacaagtcaactatgcacaagaatataatataatatataaataattatataaattatatatatatatatatatatatatatatatatatatatatatatatatatatatatatatatatatatatatatatatatttatatatatatatatatattatatttatatattaaataaataagtcGATAAGCTAGGAaacaaaaattggtgagctggatactgaacctccacgatcgcggagctacatagggtaaaacctccacgatcgcggagctgccaaaatcagaattttcctataaaaggcacgagcttctgccgaatccattacACCATCTACATATCTCTCcctctgttaatatatatatatatatatatatatatatatatatatatatatatatatatatatatatatatatatatatatatatatatatattagtgtagttttatattagttagtttgggtaatctaaacggttattttacgggttttaaagtaggagctctgtccttgtaacactatgcgattaatgatcactgtaagctaaattctcctttttaaattaatgtctcgtatttaagttattattatgcttatttgagccgaagtaatcgtgaatgttgggctaaatattaatacggggttattgggctttggactataattggggtttgaacaaaagaccgacacttatggaaattagactataggctattaatgggctttatattcgattaactaaatgatatcttgttaatttaatgtagagatttacaacttgacatatttatatataaccacatacgcttgatcgggtacggtaggtgggatatctataaatactaataattgttcatttgaccggacacggggatggattaatagtcaatggactcattaaaacaggggtggattacattcaagggtaattggtgtaattgttaataaaatattaaaaccttggattacacgcagtcaataacctggtgtaatcattaacaatgtattaagatcttattacggtttaaatcaacaattagttgaaatatttgacttcgggtataaggttaatttggcgaagaccctcgcactttataattataaccgatggactattatggacaaaaccagatggacttatcaaataatccaggacaaaggacaattaacccaggataataaattaaaatcaaaacgtcaaagatcatgattacagaagtttaaataagcataattattttatttcatttcttatcgcaattttatatttcgtcatttaaatatcgttatttatttacgctttaaattaagttatatgtaatattttgcattagattttaattgtgacttaaaatataaaatcgacaaaccggtcattaaacggtaaacccccttttataataataataataattgtaatatatatatatatatatatatatatatatatatatatatatatatatatatatatatatatatatatatatatatatatattgtacaaatatagttatataaaaatatagtgtaaaataagccgtctccatgtggaacgaaccggacttactaaaaactatactactctacgattaggtacactgcctatagtgttgtagcaaggtttaggtatatctcatctgtaaataaattaaataaaacttgtgtaatatttcgtcatatttcgtagtaaacaataatagtatttcgtacacctccgctgcatCATCAGGGTGTTTTAGGATCACGACACTTATCTCATGCCCCAATGACTCCTCCGGTGACTCTCGGAGCAGGGTGGACAATCGACGAAGGGTCGTGGAATTTATgtcccacgtgacttataatgagaAATAGTTTTTGTGGATTTAGCCCCATCTAGCTCTATTTTTAGCAGTATTATACGCCCCAAGCAAGGCTCTCGtttaggaatatttatccagcccctaaaCTGGCTGTATTGCAGTATACTGCGGGTAAAGCTAGTGTCTTCCACAACTAATCCTGGTTTTGGATAGCGACACAGAACAAGTTCAAGCACTAGCATTTGTTCCCGGTATCGAAACAAGATGTGAATGAACAGGAAATGACATTTTGTACTTTTCAATTCGTCAATTCATGGGTTATAATTACAAAAAGACTAAGCTTTGCGCGGGACAATCCTGTTCCAACTTTACATTGTGATCAATCATACACTGGACAACGCACGGGATTTAACCTACCCAAGTTATTTTCGGTTGTAACacatttcggaagactttacttccttattagGATGGAAAAGATATATCCTTTAAACTCTAAATTTTGACTTTCTTTGAAATCACAATTTAATCACCAAAGAGTTTTTAACTTTTCAACATTTATGCTCATAAACTATGATGTTTCACTCTTTTTAATCACAAAGTCAATTTCCATGTTAATACCTATAATATTCATGATTACCACATGTCATTCCCGTTTATCTTTTCACAATCTTTTTAACAATCTCATACTTGGGTTGTGATGAAATTATGATTAAAAATTTTGTTCACTCGCAACAATCATAATGTTTTAATCATTTTAAGCTTCAAACCCAAATAATGTATCCCAAAAGAAAATTTTAATTTTCccctcccccacacttgaaccatgCTACGCCCTCGTACGCATGTGTTAGAGTATTACAATACTTatgtgaaaagaaaaggaaaattttAACATATTAACGAGATACTCGCACGTTCACCATCTAATAGTAACCATTGCACACCAATTTGATTCATCATCACGCGTTCCATTTGATTACATTCATCCTTCCATTACAActtataaaagaaaaataaaagaaaacgtAAAATCTAACTAGCCCACTTCCGTAGGGCACACGATTGCACTTAGCATGTGCAACAAGCCATTAAACAACCTGATTCCCTCTGGTagacgagttttgtctcgtgagggcttgcagtgaacatacccatAAAGTTCATTtatctaaaaataaataaaaataaaatagaaacaaagtaaaaataaaataaagaagacttacaaactctacacatAGTTTGTGCAGTTTTATTTCTGAGTCGCGCACACGACTCTTTCTTCACTTCAGCTAATTCCAGGACTGTTGAAGGTTTCTCCTTCCCTCACTTTATGAGAACCTTCACTATCTCTAACTTTCCTCAACTTAGAATCCAACCACACATCATTCTCTGTAGACACATGCATTAACTCAAACAATTTAGCTTTTTCATTAGGAGACAAGTTACACACAAGACAGTTGGTTAAGCTTTCATCGCCCCTACTCCTAGCATCATGGACCCGTCTATGTAATTTCCTTATGGAACGATCAAGCACCGGGTCATCCACATATTCCTTACACTCACTATCATGCCTGAAAGAACTATGTGGCGGGTTTTCACTATCTCCCCCACACTTAGGCCCTTCAAGATCCTCTAAATTGGAAATCACCTCATAATTAACTCGAGAATTCACCTTTTCATTCTTATGCACTTTGATCTTGTGACCTCCAAATCGCTCAACGAGTTTTTCCACGGTTTTCCCCATTACTTTGACTACTTTTTCATCGGATTCTTCAGACTTTTCAAGTGTATCAACAGACACATTCCCAACACAATTCTCTATTTTGTTATCACTAGATACCTgctcatttaattttctcattgatGGTGGTCGGGAAGGCCTAATCGTCTTCGGGGTTACCAAATGTTCATCATCTTCacatttagaaactttttcatctACCCCAACAAATGTGGATACTGCCATCACGGTTTCTTTCATCGGTAATGAACAAGTGGTGCTAATAGATGAACTTAACTTGGTTTCAAGAACTTGACACAATTTTTTCAATTCCCGCTCAAGATTTTGTATCGACTCTTGTTGACTCATCAAAATTTCTTCATTAGTTCTTACTCGAGATTCCATTAATTCACTCGTCATGCCCTCTTTACTAGATTTCCTTACCTCCTCTTTCTCTTTCACATCCGGTGCATACTTTTGAACCTGTTCATGGTTAGTATCCAACAAAAAACAATCCTGGACATCCggtgtatgtaatgaattaaaaatattaatccgTGATCTCTTATTACCAAAAGAAATGTCCATAACCCCGGTTCTACAATTGATAAGAGCATCAATTGTGGCCAAAAATGGATGACCAAGAATGATCGTCGGTTGGGTATCCCTAAAGGTGGTCTCCGTGTCCATAACCATAAAATCTACCGGGTAATCAAAGTCTTCCACTTTCACAATCACATTTTCCAACATACCCCTTGGAGTTCTCATTAACTGATCCGCAAGTTGGACGAGAATATCATTGTGTTTTAAAGTTTCCAACTCGTATCAGTTAACAAGGTTCGATGGAAGTATGTTAATACTAGCCCCTAAGTCCAACAAAGCCTTTTTGACATTAACATTACCCACCGTAACCGAAATTAATGGTGTCTCtgggtccttaaacttaggtggaagtgaACCCGAATTTACATCActcactttttcagttaattttacCTTTTTGGGCAATGATGCGTTGAGTTTACGCTTTCGAACACAcaaatcttttaaaaacttagcatatgcaGGAATTTGGTTGATTGCATCAATAAGTGGAacatttatttttacttttttaaaTGTTTCCCACATATCATTCGTTTTCggtccctttttcccataaggAAATTGGTTCGGGGACTCCAAGGTCTTGGGAAATGGAACGATTTTTGGTTCCGTACCCGATTTCCCAATTTCCTCAATGATGGGTTCATTACTATTCACCCCCTTCCCAAGGTCATTATTTTTACATACCTCATCCTCCTCATCAAGAACGATAGGAGACTTACGTGCATCGCGTTAAGCTACCTCTTTCTCACCGACCTTGTTGTCATACTTCTTTCCACTTCGCAAGGTGCCTACCATATTCACACTATGTCCTTTGCCCGATTCCTTATGATTTGGATTCAACACTGTATAGCTCGGAATGATACCCGGCTCTCTATTTCCCTTACTCTCCGCTACATTACCAATTTCTTTAGCTAATGCACCAATAGACTTGTTTTGCACCTCCACTATTTTTTGCATTTTGGAAATAAACTTGTCCATCTTGGCATCCGAGCTTGATGGTTGATTGGGTGGAGAACtgttttgattttggttttggttttggcttTGATTTTGGTAATTGTTTAGGTTTTGGTTTCGGTTATTGGGATAAGGGTTTTGGTAAAAAAATTTTGGTAGTTCCCTTGATTTTGAAAGTTGTTTTGGTTTTGGAAGTTGTTTTGATGTCTTAGTTGGGTTCCTTGATTGTTAGCATTTAAAGCGTTGTTGTGCTCCAATTAAAATTTGGATGATTTCTCCATCCCGGATTATACGTGTTAGAGTATGGATCAAATCTCCTTCCCTGAACCTCGTTAACCTGTTCTTCCATTATCAGTTGATTCACCGGTGGAATCCCATTCCTACACCCGTGTGCGAAATGAGAAGGATCCCCGCATATCTCACAAACTTTCTGAACCTGagaaacattacaagcaagaccctggtttgagttgttaaatataagcattttcaaatcatcTAAGTTCCTAGATGAACCACCCGAGTTAGATACGTGATTCACTTGGGACGTACTAGGTTGTTTCCTATTAACCGAAGCTTGGGTTTTCGAACCCTTGCTTAATTGCTCAAAGAAGGTCCACTCGTCCTCACTAGTTCGTGTTAGGAATGCCCCACCACTAGCCGCCAAAAGGAATTGTCTATTTTGAGAATCTAGACTATCATAAAAGACTTTGACTAATTCCCATTTTGGTATTTCATGGTGTGGGCATGCCCTAAGTAATTCCTTGAGACGCTCGTACGCTTCATGAAAAAGTTCACCAGGCAATTgcctaaaagattttatttgcgtacgcaTGTCCGAGGTCTTACTTATTGGGTAAAACTCCTTTAAAAACCGTTTTTTCATTTCCGTccaagtattaatactccgggcggGTAAGGATAAAAACCAACATTTTGCCTTATCTTTTAATGAGTAAGGAAATAAGCGAAGGCGTACCTCTTCGTCAGTGAATTCGTTTACCTGATTAGTATCACAAAGTTTGTTGAACTCAGTAATGTGCTCATATGATTCCTCattagccatacctcggtaggttggcaaAATGGAGATAAGTTGAGGTCGGACCTCAAATCTCCGATTGTTTCCCCTTCTTGGGCGAAAAAAATGATGGGTGAATGATCCGCATAGTCACCCGGTTGATAGTAGGTATCTACTCCTCTTTTACGTTCAACCATTTCGGTTTGATGAATGAAAACTTCCTTCTCGACGTCGGTGTCTGATTTAGGAGAATTTGGTGGAACAATAGGATGTGACTCTGGTGGTGGTTGTGTTGATGCTGAAGCCACCGTCGAGCTTTTTGAAATCTTTttagcttttcgattagcttttgtAGATTTCTCGATTTTTGGGTTTAAAGGCTCAAGATTTTGATCTCCTgaactccgagtttgcatacactaacctgcacttcaacaaaaacaagaataccgagcgtaaaactgacaaaataaaataaaagaaaacaatttttgatttttttatggttttatgatttttatggttttttctaatttaacaagaaagcaaataaaataagagcttgcaatcaagcgcacaccTCCCCGACAGCGGCGTcaaaatttgatcggtgtcgaagggctggtcaaaaatagcctaattactctactttagatagggtaagcaggattcgttccacgggtagttatggttaactagcaagcaatttcaagattggtTTGTTTGTGATTAATTAAGAGTAACTAAAGTAAAgactagattaacaattactaagcaagtgtaaactttgagtatttaagagcataaacaatgaactaaacgaaaaggttgtaatcaattggaTGAAAGCCTTTATTCTTTTACAATCTCATTTATGCATGCACTAGTTCAACAAATCTTTATGCTATCAAATTATCAACTAAAcctcatagacaagacttcttcaatttttcatttatgatTATCTTGGGCACAAACAATGATACTTAAACACGTTGTCTTTATCCCTATACTAAATTATAACTAGGTTGGATTAAGCATAAGATGTTAACTAACAATCAATTGTCTTGCAACAATCAATAACTTTCAAACTTGCATTAACTGATAACTCAAAAGATTCAATGAAGTTATAAGCCAAAAGACATAAGGATTACAAAATCAAGAATCACATAAATAAATGAAGAACTAAGCATACAATAATTGTTCATGaaaggaataaagtaaaagagactagccaagcatgttgatgatgatgatgatcatagttgtttcttgaagttgcatgatgaacaccacttgaatcctagcttgaatctttgtttgatgatgattgatgatgtttgatgatgattgatgatgtgaTTTTGTATGTTTTTAGCTCTCAAAATTGATGGGAAAGGTATGaaattcgtagcctagggtttcctttatatagggatgaagtagggtattccccaagcatgaaatccctcaaatccggctctaaattctatccaaaaataCGTCCAGCCGCAATTTATGCTCACCGGGCGCAAATTACGCCCAGCCGCAAAAACCAAGCGCCTCCTTATGCCCGTTTCTGACCTGAACAAAATTTTTACACCACGCCAGCCGCCACTTATGCTCATCAGCCGCAATTTGCGACTGGGCACTTTTTTCGCGCCTTTTTCTCGTTTTAATCCTCGTTTTCGCGTTCCGTCTTGACTCATTACCCATTATGAAAACCTTATAAAATAGATTTTTAAACCTCTAATACACACGTAAAATTCATCTCTTAATATCAAACACTATCGGCAGTTATGAACCGACCACTCACCggatcctctccatatatatatatatatatatatatatatatatatatatatatatatatatatatatatatatatatatatatatatatatatatagtagagggatcaaatgagaccCATTTTGAGAATGAGAACCCTGAGAACCACTTAGTCGAGCAACAAATTTTGGTGGCCAAACAAATATAGGCTTGGTCGAACAATTTTTCATTTTCTTGCATTAGGCTTGGTTCTACATTTTATGTAGAACGCATGTAGAACATGTTGTTCTACACCTGTTCTACACCATTTTTTATCAAATTgagtttaggatttagatttagggttttagaGTTTacattttagagtttagggtttagattttagggtttagggtttagatttagggtttagaatgagttttttacacgaacggtttagagtttagggttagagtttagggtttagggtttgggattTTGGGTTTACtccgaaccctaaaccctaaaccataaaccctaaactctaaatcgggctaaatataAAAAGTTGATTTTGATGTAGAAcgtgtgaaattcgaacaaaaatggtgAAATTCGAACTAATTTGGAGAAATTTGAACTTATTTATGTTCTACAAAATTATAATTAGAAGAAAATCAGGtcctatttgaaaaaaaaaaaaaaatgaaaattcgAACATGTTCTACATTTTTCTATTCTACTAGTTGTGTTCTACATTGCCTTTTCTACATTTTCAGCAGCTCACAAAATTGCTCGACCAtgaattttttgttcgtccgtgttttgatTTTTGCTCGACCAtgaattttttgttcgtccgtgtgttattttttgctcgaatttcaccaaaattgctcaaatttccttttgtttgctcgcccgccactttttttgctcgaatttcaataTATTtaaagttcctagagttctcacaataaaaaagttctcactggatcttatatatatatatatatatatatatatatatatatatatatatatatatatatatatatatatatatatatatgtatgtatgtatgtatgtatataatatcattcatattatatacggagtattatagtatataaatataaattatagacTATAGAATatacatggatatatatatatatatatatatatatatatatatatatatatatatatatatatatatatatatatatatatatatatatatatatatatatagtatcattCATATGATTTATATTCTCGGAtaaaggaaggattgtctacatctcacctcctccatacaccactcaagtggtattgggtactgttgttgttgttgttgttgtatataatATCATTCatattatatacggagtattatagtatataaatataaattatagacTATAGAATATACattgatatataaaaatatatactatCATCTTATTATAAGTGTTCACATTATTTTTGAGATGTTTCATTTCAATAGTGCACTTTATATTTCAATCAATCAAAAAATGTTATTCTCGAAAGATAATATTTCGATTGGTGAAAGATTAAGTTAGTAAGATTTGAGGACATTTGTAATGGACCGAGTTAATATTTAATATACTACGTATATCATATATTAATGGGAGGTGATATTCACACACTACTTTTTAATTTATCTGCACCTAatttatgatacttttaattatacttaaaataataatataaattctaACTTTCTAGATTAATGGGTATAATAATGTTACTATGaagattaatttatattaattttatatacaaataaaaatatatatacacagaGAGAGTCAGAGGTAATAGACAATGAAGGGACCAACGGTAACATTAACTTTGGCAGTATTTTCGAGGGGCATTTCTGTCAACACACCCAAGTCTCAACGGTTCACTACTTAATACGAGTAACAGAGATTCGACCTCATTAAGCAAACCCAAAAAGACTCACACTTTGCCTGTAACTCACCAATCACCTTTTGCTTTTTGGGTCTTTCAGTTTCACCATTGTTTGACCCTTTTAAGCTTTTTATCGCATTGGTCATCACCCCTTCGTTCTTTTACTTTCTTTTAGTCATTTTCAATATCATTATCAGAAGGGAAAAAAACCCATTTGGAACCAAGAAAGAATCCAAGAATCTTGATTTCATATGTGTTGGCTCAGTCATATAGTTCAAGAATCTCACACCCATTTGTCTTctttttaataaattaaaaaccTATCTGTAAGAAAATTAGAATCTTTAATCAAACCAATCTGAGATTTTTTTGGGGTTTTTTCAAGATTCTTAATTTATCCATTCAAATCCAATTTCTAACAAGAATCATTTTTGGGTTGTTATcagttatttatattatttaaaggGTATTTTTATTACATCTGAAATCTATGGCAGAAGCTCCAAAAGTAGAGGAAATTACGCATCTTCCAACAGACCAACTTCAGGGCTTAGAGTACTGTATAGACTCCAATCCCTCATGGGGTATGTAAAGCTCTTAACTTTTTGACAAAATATATGAATTTCTCGCATATTTGAATACTGATTGAAAGTTAATTTGATCCCTTTTTTGTGTTATTGGAAAACAGGGGAAGCCATAGCTTTAGGGTTTCAACATTATATCCTATCACTAGGGACTGCTGTTATGATTCCATCCTTTCTTGTTCCTTTGATGGGTGGTACTTCTGTAAGTCTTATTCTCTTCTTCCAAAATATGCATTATAATATTTCTGTATTCACTAAATGTACATTGACATTTGCAGGGTGATAAAGTGAGAGTGGTGCAAACATTAATTTTTGTTCAAGGGATTAATACATTTTTGCAAACACTTTTTGGAACTCGATTACCGGCTGTAATTGGGGGATCATGGGCTTTTATGGTTCCTATAATCTCAATCATCCATGACCCTTCTCTATCATCTATTGCAGATGATCATATGGTAACCTTTTACTTATATAAAGTTGCTAATGATATTTTATTTTACTTTTGTTGTAAGTTGTAACATAGGTCTATATGTTTGCTGTAACTTGTAATATAAGTGTAGGATTTTTCTTTCTGAAATTGTTTTGTTGCTCAGAAGAAAATAAAataattatctaattattattttaactttaTTGATTGATGAGATTTATAGTATGGAGTACAATTTTGATCAGCCAATGTGTTGGAGATTGTGAGTGGGTATCTCCCTTTTTCAGGGGCATAATGTATGTCCTACCCATTTTATCCTGTTTAGCAATGCAAACTGTGTGATATAAGAAGAATAAACCCCATTCATTTATTCATTTATGTTattaaaatattaatctatattttACTGTCTATTTTATATTACTTATAATCACATATGCAACATATACTATGTCATGTAAATAAGGTGCCCAAAAGATTTTGTTAGATGTCACTAATTAAAACAGTTCAATATGCTTTATGTCACTAATAAAAAGCTCTTCTTGTGGTTTGTTTTTGTTTTCTAGCTTTAGTTGTTGCTTAGTTCTTTGGGTTCGGTTGTTTTGTTTAGGTTGAGCTCCAGCTTTGTTTCCTTTGATTGTATGGTGTTTTTGCTCTTCATCTTTCTGATGAAGTGTTCCTAGTCTATACATTTCTAGTTTTTCGCCCCAAAAAAATCAacagaaatgaaaaaaaaaaaaaaaaacaagctcTTATTTGATAAATATGATAAACAACAATGACGAGTTTCTTTGCAATAAACAGAGATTTCTTGCTACAATGCGGGCTATACAAGGTGCACTTATTGTAGCGTCGAGTGTGCAAATTATCTTGGGGTATAGTCAGCTGTGGGCCATATGTTCAAGGTGAAAAATAATTCAATATTACAAAGCATCAATGTTTCCATTATGTttttgtaataaaattcttataatTTACGTTTATTTTAGGTTCTTTAGCCCTGTTGGCATGGTTCCTGTGATTGCATTGGCCGGTTTTGGTCTTTTTGACAGAGGTTTTCCAGTGGTAAGTAAGTATGATAATAACTTTACTAGGGCACAGTTTGACTTTGATGGTCAAACTGATTTGTTTTAGACTTTGACAATATTACAGatcttacattttatataaattttattgttaAAACCTAATTAAAATGTCCATACCTTAGCGCTTCTTAAATTATTTGCAAGTAACAACATTTGACTGCAAAAGTCAACACGACCCTGGTTCAGCTTGGAAATGTTGACTTGTATGAATTTTGACTTTCTCAAGTAAAATATCTTACTCTTTAAGTCGATGCATGCTCAGTTGAACTTAGAAAATGGTACAAAATATGCAATTTAAAATAAGAAAATCTTGATCTCCTGTATTGTTTTATAAAGTCAAAGCTGACTCGTTATTTTGACTCGAAGCTTAATTCTTTCTTTGTCTAAAATGTTCATAGGTCGGACGATGTGTGGAATTTGGCATTCCGATGCTAATTCTTTTCATCACATTCTCTCAGGTACAACCAATCTCCATCATATCATAAATTATATAttcctttataaaaataaaaaacttgATACTTTTCTTGTTATTAACTTTCGATTGGAAAACAGTATCTGAAACAGTTTCAGGCGAAACAATTACCAATATTGGAGCGATTTGCACTTATTTTGACGATAGCAGTGATTTGGGCATACGCACATTTATTAACAGCTAGTGGTGCATATAAACACCATCCTGAACAAACTCAAATGCACTGCAGAACTGATAAAGCCGATCTCATATCTGCTGCACCATGGTTCGTATTTTGTGTTACGAATAGTATATATCACGAATTTCTCTTGAAATAATGAAATAGTAAAGTAAGTTTCTTGATGAAGGATAAAGATACCGTATCCACTTCAATGGGGTGCACCAACTTTTGAAGCGGGACACGCTTTTGGGATGATGGCTGCAGTTTTAGTCTCCCTTGTTGAG
The window above is part of the Rutidosis leptorrhynchoides isolate AG116_Rl617_1_P2 chromosome 1, CSIRO_AGI_Rlap_v1, whole genome shotgun sequence genome. Proteins encoded here:
- the LOC139871176 gene encoding nucleobase-ascorbate transporter 2, with protein sequence MAEAPKVEEITHLPTDQLQGLEYCIDSNPSWGEAIALGFQHYILSLGTAVMIPSFLVPLMGGTSGDKVRVVQTLIFVQGINTFLQTLFGTRLPAVIGGSWAFMVPIISIIHDPSLSSIADDHMRFLATMRAIQGALIVASSVQIILGYSQLWAICSRFFSPVGMVPVIALAGFGLFDRGFPVVGRCVEFGIPMLILFITFSQYLKQFQAKQLPILERFALILTIAVIWAYAHLLTASGAYKHHPEQTQMHCRTDKADLISAAPWIKIPYPLQWGAPTFEAGHAFGMMAAVLVSLVESTGAYQAAARLASATPPPAHVLSRGIGWQGIGILLSGLFGTATGSTVSVENVGLLGSTRVGSRRVIQLSAGFMIFFSILGKFGALFASIPFPIFAAAYCVLFGLVASVGLSFLQFTNMNSMRNLFIVGVSFFLGLSIPEYFREYTAGALHGPSHTKAEWFNDFLNTIFFSSPTVALMVSVFLDNTLELKDSAKDRGMPWWAKFRTFKGDSRNEEFYTLPFNLNRFFPPS